A genomic region of Raphanus sativus cultivar WK10039 chromosome 6, ASM80110v3, whole genome shotgun sequence contains the following coding sequences:
- the LOC108811652 gene encoding auxin-responsive protein SAUR41, producing MKTSHPPPLSRRRPSLRILHPPIYLLLLTHPPRSPSSPHATAVVYLSGETSQHRPAGHVPVYVGEEMERFAVSAELLNHPVFVGLLDRSAQEYGYAQKGVLHIPCHVIVFERVVETVRLGFNDSGEIQELVALLLSGDELIAGTTE from the coding sequence atgaaaacatctCATCCGCCGCCTCTCTCGCGTCGCAGACCTAGCCTCCGAATTCTCCATCCGCCGATCTACCTCCTCCTCCTTACGCATCCGCCGCGGTCACCATCGTCCCCACATGCAACCGCCGTGGTCTATTTGTCCGGCGAGACGAGTCAACACCGTCCCGCCGGTCACGTACCCGTCTACGTCGGCGAAGAGATGGAGCGGTTCGCGGTGAGCGCTGAGCTCCTGAACCATCCTGTCTTCGTCGGACTGCTCGACAGATCCGCTCAGGAGTACGGCTATGCTCAGAAAGGAGTCCTCCACATCCCCTGCCACGTCATCGTTTTCGAGCGCGTGGTGGAAACTGTCAGGTTGGGGTTCAACGACTCCGGGGAGATACAGGAACTCGTCGCGTTGTTGCTCTCAGGCGATGAGCTGATAGCTGGAACTACAGAGTAG